A single Paenibacillus sp. FSL R5-0517 DNA region contains:
- a CDS encoding SDR family oxidoreductase — MNKSKIVLITGGNKGIGFETARQLGNMGYEILIGARSEEKGQEAVMHLETENIKAKTVVLDVTKPSSILSAVEWIEQEYGYLDILINNAGVFFEGTTSPSELELSVLKNTFETNVFGVFSVTKSLLPLLQKSSAGRIVNLSSGLGSLTLNSDPTSEFYNVNSLAYNSSKTAVNALTVFFAKELRDTPIKINSVCPGFTATDLNGNNGYRTVEQAASSVVKLATINNDGPTGRFFDENGVVPW; from the coding sequence ATGAATAAATCCAAGATCGTATTAATTACAGGTGGCAATAAGGGTATTGGTTTTGAGACAGCAAGACAATTGGGAAACATGGGGTATGAGATTTTAATAGGAGCAAGAAGCGAAGAAAAAGGACAAGAGGCCGTAATGCACTTGGAAACGGAGAACATTAAAGCTAAAACGGTGGTTCTTGATGTCACAAAACCCAGCTCCATTCTCTCCGCAGTAGAATGGATTGAACAAGAATATGGATACCTTGATATCTTGATTAATAATGCAGGCGTGTTTTTTGAAGGCACCACCTCTCCAAGTGAACTGGAACTGTCCGTTCTCAAGAATACTTTTGAGACAAACGTTTTCGGCGTATTTTCTGTCACGAAATCATTACTTCCCTTGCTCCAAAAATCTTCTGCCGGAAGAATCGTAAATCTTTCCAGCGGATTAGGTTCCTTAACTTTGAATTCAGACCCAACGTCGGAATTTTATAATGTGAATTCGCTCGCCTATAATAGTTCCAAAACGGCTGTAAATGCTTTAACTGTTTTCTTTGCTAAAGAATTAAGAGATACTCCTATTAAAATCAACTCGGTTTGCCCTGGATTTACAGCTACCGATTTAAATGGTAATAATGGCTATCGCACAGTCGAACAAGCAGCTTCCAGTGTAGTTAAGCTCGCCACAATCAATAATGATGGTCCAACCGGTAGATTTTTTGATGAAAATGGAGTTGTGCCTTGGTAA
- a CDS encoding helix-turn-helix domain-containing protein: MGYGLKNYGDCSEEVIKACPVEMVLHMIGGKWKGIIIDILSEKSVRFNELKRLIPGITQRMLTLQLRELEADGIVKRIVDDTVPPKVEYSLTEQGNKLSSIIDSIRVWGKEFQS; encoded by the coding sequence ATGGGATATGGATTAAAAAATTATGGGGATTGCAGTGAAGAGGTTATAAAGGCTTGTCCTGTTGAAATGGTTTTACATATGATAGGAGGAAAATGGAAGGGAATCATTATCGACATTTTATCCGAAAAATCGGTCAGATTTAATGAACTTAAACGATTAATACCAGGGATTACACAACGGATGTTGACTTTACAGCTCAGGGAACTTGAGGCGGATGGAATTGTGAAGAGGATAGTAGATGATACTGTGCCACCCAAAGTAGAATACTCCCTCACTGAACAAGGAAATAAATTGTCGAGTATCATCGATTCTATAAGAGTATGGGGAAAAGAGTTTCAATCCTAA
- a CDS encoding amidohydrolase family protein — translation MSAGLRFINVCLPHRKDLGLYELKAEVGKWVSIRRQDDFLDAWESGASRLMVPHQAGSDLKRLADADCIDLQGGMMLPGLVDCHMHLDKAFSLEQVSNRSGTLHEAILNYSQAVQTFSKEQLAERMLTAARMALSYGTTTIRSHLDFPVHLGREVAFRTIEAALEVREKLKGNLAIQYALMVPFRGNHEAADEAIEEALRMGIDVLGGAPHLADDSEREISRIFRLAERFGVPIDLHADESDHPGKKTVLSIAEHTIRYGYQGRVTADHLCSLSAMTEKDAQHVMAKMKEAGLNAVTLPAVNLYLQGREDRGLVRRGTTRIRELLAEGIPLAAASDNIQDPFHPFGRGDLIQIAQITSYAAHMGSERDFVQLLRMITDIPAEITGCDEYGIEEGHDCNFVVTDASDVTQLLSGTKMSRWVYASGRWQSALHTAQAFTSELVT, via the coding sequence ATGAGTGCAGGGCTGCGTTTCATTAATGTATGCCTTCCGCACCGGAAAGACCTTGGTCTTTATGAACTAAAGGCGGAGGTTGGAAAATGGGTTAGCATCCGTCGGCAAGATGATTTCCTTGATGCATGGGAAAGCGGCGCTTCCCGTCTGATGGTCCCGCATCAGGCTGGATCGGATCTGAAACGGCTCGCAGACGCAGATTGCATCGATCTGCAGGGCGGCATGATGCTTCCTGGCCTGGTTGACTGTCATATGCATCTGGATAAGGCCTTCTCGCTTGAGCAGGTGTCGAATCGATCCGGTACACTTCATGAAGCTATTCTTAATTACAGCCAGGCTGTACAGACATTCAGCAAGGAGCAGTTAGCGGAACGCATGCTGACGGCTGCCAGAATGGCACTGAGCTACGGGACCACGACCATAAGGAGCCACCTCGACTTCCCTGTTCATTTGGGGAGAGAGGTGGCCTTTCGGACAATTGAGGCAGCCTTGGAAGTACGGGAGAAGTTGAAGGGTAATCTGGCTATCCAATATGCGCTCATGGTTCCGTTCCGTGGCAATCATGAAGCTGCGGATGAGGCCATCGAGGAAGCACTGCGGATGGGAATTGATGTACTTGGCGGAGCCCCTCATCTGGCAGACGACTCTGAAAGAGAGATTAGCAGGATTTTTCGGTTAGCAGAACGTTTTGGCGTACCCATTGATCTGCATGCTGATGAAAGTGATCATCCCGGAAAAAAAACCGTGCTGAGCATCGCTGAGCATACGATTCGCTACGGTTATCAGGGCAGAGTGACGGCAGATCATCTGTGCTCATTGTCCGCAATGACGGAAAAAGATGCACAGCATGTGATGGCGAAGATGAAGGAAGCCGGTCTGAACGCGGTAACGCTGCCTGCGGTGAACCTGTATCTTCAAGGACGGGAAGATCGCGGCCTGGTAAGACGGGGTACAACACGCATTCGCGAGCTGCTTGCAGAAGGCATTCCGCTTGCTGCGGCCTCCGACAATATCCAAGACCCATTCCATCCGTTCGGCCGCGGGGATTTGATACAGATCGCCCAAATCACATCATATGCTGCCCATATGGGCAGTGAACGGGATTTCGTACAGCTGCTGCGGATGATCACGGATATACCTGCTGAAATCACGGGCTGCGACGAGTATGGAATAGAAGAAGGGCATGACTGCAACTTTGTTGTCACGGATGCTTCGGATGTGACGCAGCTGCTATCAGGTACAAAAATGAGTCGCTGGGTGTATGCCTCCGGCAGATGGCAGTCTGCTTTGCATACCGCTCAGGCATTCACGTCTGAACTGGTAACATGA
- the ggt gene encoding gamma-glutamyltransferase: MVPQVTGTQTMVVSPHSLASAAGSRILQQGGNAFDAAVAVSACLAVVYPHMTGLGGDSFWLTYSTEERKVRAYNASGRSGSRITAACFAGKSAIPQRGPRSVITVPGMVDGWDAILQEYGTKTLAEVLEPAIRYALEGFPLSPDQHVNTAERFDVLAAYPQTAAIYLPGGKVPEQGSRFVQSALGRSLLQVADQGRDVFYSGSVGQEIVRALKEQGGLLTLEDFARHRGEWAEPIKGSYRGLDLYQVPPNSQGFTGIMALQIIEQFDLENIEHGSYEYYHLLVEALKLSFRDRDRYLTDPQFSSIPLDRLLSKSYAAKLAACIDMERALPMDTQPVGHDTAYAAVVDSEGNAVSFIQSLYFEFGSAVVGGDTGILLQNRGSFFSLDPSHVNRLEPDKRTFHTLMPAMACRDGKPYILYGTQGGEGQPQTQTALLTRMVDYGMTPQTAVREPRWVWGRTWGEATQELRVEGRIAAEVQQRLKLAGHKVNTVEEFARVMGHAHAIMIDDNGFLLGGTDPRCDGAAIGW; encoded by the coding sequence ATGGTTCCACAAGTCACAGGCACACAGACGATGGTAGTCAGCCCTCACTCTTTGGCCAGCGCGGCAGGATCGCGTATTTTGCAGCAGGGAGGTAACGCCTTTGATGCCGCCGTGGCGGTGAGCGCCTGTCTTGCCGTCGTATACCCCCATATGACGGGACTGGGAGGTGATTCCTTCTGGCTGACCTATAGCACCGAAGAGAGAAAGGTCAGGGCATATAACGCGAGTGGACGTTCGGGCAGTCGGATTACCGCGGCCTGCTTTGCCGGCAAATCAGCCATCCCGCAGCGGGGACCCCGAAGCGTCATTACCGTGCCGGGTATGGTGGACGGTTGGGATGCCATATTACAGGAATATGGTACGAAGACGCTGGCGGAGGTGCTTGAGCCCGCGATCCGTTATGCGCTGGAAGGCTTCCCGCTATCGCCGGACCAGCATGTCAATACGGCTGAGCGTTTCGATGTGCTGGCAGCTTATCCACAGACTGCCGCCATCTATCTGCCTGGAGGCAAGGTCCCGGAGCAAGGCAGCCGCTTTGTGCAGTCTGCTTTGGGACGCAGCCTGCTCCAGGTTGCGGATCAGGGTCGAGATGTATTTTATTCAGGCAGTGTTGGTCAGGAGATTGTTCGCGCACTTAAGGAGCAGGGAGGTCTACTGACACTGGAGGACTTTGCGAGACACAGAGGTGAATGGGCGGAGCCGATCAAAGGAAGTTACCGAGGACTTGATCTTTATCAGGTCCCGCCGAATTCACAGGGCTTTACCGGTATAATGGCGCTTCAAATTATAGAACAGTTTGATTTGGAGAATATAGAGCACGGTTCCTATGAGTACTATCACTTGCTCGTGGAGGCGCTGAAGCTGAGCTTCCGTGACCGTGATCGTTATTTGACAGACCCACAATTTTCCTCCATTCCGTTGGACCGACTGCTATCCAAATCCTATGCTGCGAAGCTGGCGGCCTGCATCGATATGGAGCGAGCTCTGCCCATGGATACCCAGCCGGTAGGTCATGATACGGCATATGCGGCGGTAGTAGACAGCGAGGGTAATGCTGTGTCATTTATCCAAAGTCTCTATTTTGAATTCGGCTCGGCTGTGGTTGGGGGAGACACCGGTATATTGCTACAGAACCGAGGCTCATTCTTCTCCCTTGATCCGTCGCATGTGAACAGGCTAGAACCGGACAAAAGAACCTTTCATACGCTGATGCCGGCGATGGCTTGCCGTGATGGGAAGCCATATATTTTGTACGGTACCCAGGGAGGAGAAGGTCAGCCCCAGACTCAGACCGCGCTGCTGACTCGCATGGTGGACTATGGTATGACTCCCCAGACCGCTGTGCGTGAACCCCGCTGGGTGTGGGGAAGAACGTGGGGAGAGGCAACACAAGAATTGAGAGTGGAGGGCCGAATCGCGGCAGAAGTGCAGCAGCGTTTAAAGCTAGCCGGACACAAGGTAAACACAGTTGAAGAGTTTGCTAGAGTCATGGGACATGCGCATGCCATTATGATCGATGACAATGGTTTCCTGCTCGGAGGCACAGACCCCCGCTGCGATGGTGCGGCTATCGGATGGTAA
- a CDS encoding CocE/NonD family hydrolase encodes MKFGNVVIRRKVPCTMRDGITLYSDIYLPDETGEYPVLLMRQPYGRSIASTVTHAHPVWYASKGYIVVIQDVRGRGESEGEFNPFVQEAEDGFDTIEWAASLSGSTGNVGMYGFSYQGLTQWAAASLHPPALKAIAPSMCPADMYHGLFYPHGSFALGNHLPWAFQLARDTAQRAGDFETAEQCSRLMRSPDEMLWKMPLNERHPILEQYFPSFYDWIDHQAYDEYWEQMNWINDIVKEPVPALHIGGWYDGFLMGTLQSFEALQATATPDCFHRLIVGPWAHIPWGRRAGGIDHGEQADGGHHLEQLRWFDYWLKGKEDMELSGELPIRYFDQLSHEWHTGEQLPSLYEDGASPSEWFYLSGSQTPANGAAGGGRLEKHKEDVEEAVPDVFVYDSRLPMRLDSYLPSDRAAIQERQEILVYTGGPLAEDIPIFGSPELSVQYQTLGGPTDLVAILTTVSEKGTARLLSVGRTEICSDGADASNEWRTAQIRLRPLAATLPAGSYVRLELTGSAFPLFARHPNGVRDEMNSTGTGGLKIATTAVRSTEQDISCLRLPVKR; translated from the coding sequence ATACCTGCCGGACGAGACAGGAGAATATCCTGTGCTGCTGATGCGCCAGCCCTACGGACGGTCGATTGCTTCTACCGTTACGCATGCCCACCCCGTCTGGTATGCAAGTAAGGGATATATCGTGGTAATCCAGGATGTCAGAGGGCGGGGCGAGTCGGAAGGCGAATTTAATCCGTTTGTTCAAGAAGCAGAGGACGGATTTGATACCATCGAATGGGCAGCCAGTCTGTCCGGCTCGACCGGGAACGTAGGCATGTACGGTTTCTCTTATCAAGGGCTAACACAATGGGCAGCAGCTTCCCTTCACCCTCCTGCGCTCAAGGCGATTGCACCGAGCATGTGTCCGGCAGACATGTATCATGGCTTGTTTTATCCACATGGCTCCTTCGCACTTGGCAACCATCTGCCGTGGGCTTTCCAACTGGCTCGTGACACGGCACAAAGAGCGGGTGACTTCGAAACGGCAGAGCAATGCTCACGACTCATGCGCAGCCCCGATGAGATGCTTTGGAAAATGCCATTGAATGAAAGACATCCAATTCTGGAGCAATACTTTCCCTCATTTTATGATTGGATCGATCATCAAGCGTACGATGAGTACTGGGAGCAGATGAACTGGATCAACGATATCGTAAAGGAACCCGTGCCGGCGCTTCATATTGGGGGATGGTATGACGGTTTCCTCATGGGCACGTTACAGTCGTTCGAAGCTCTGCAAGCTACGGCCACACCGGATTGCTTTCATCGGCTCATTGTCGGCCCGTGGGCCCATATTCCATGGGGGCGAAGAGCGGGCGGAATCGATCATGGCGAGCAGGCGGATGGTGGTCATCATCTGGAGCAGCTGCGCTGGTTTGATTATTGGCTGAAGGGCAAGGAAGACATGGAACTGTCTGGTGAACTGCCGATCCGATATTTTGACCAATTGAGTCATGAATGGCATACGGGAGAACAGCTGCCTTCTCTATATGAGGATGGGGCCTCTCCGTCCGAATGGTTTTATCTGTCCGGGTCACAGACCCCGGCGAATGGTGCGGCAGGAGGGGGGAGACTCGAAAAGCATAAGGAAGATGTAGAGGAAGCTGTGCCGGATGTATTCGTGTACGACTCACGTCTGCCGATGCGCCTGGACTCTTACCTGCCGTCCGACCGAGCTGCCATTCAGGAACGGCAAGAAATTCTGGTATATACGGGAGGACCGCTTGCAGAGGATATCCCGATTTTTGGGTCCCCGGAGTTATCCGTGCAGTACCAAACATTGGGAGGTCCGACGGATCTGGTAGCCATCCTCACCACCGTATCCGAGAAAGGGACGGCCCGGCTACTGAGTGTGGGTCGCACGGAAATCTGCAGTGACGGAGCAGATGCTTCTAATGAATGGAGAACAGCGCAGATCCGGCTGCGTCCCTTGGCGGCCACCCTTCCGGCTGGCTCGTATGTCCGGCTTGAGTTGACAGGCAGCGCCTTCCCGTTATTCGCCCGGCATCCAAACGGTGTTAGAGACGAGATGAACAGCACGGGAACAGGTGGGTTGAAAATTGCTACCACAGCTGTTCGCAGTACAGAACAGGACATATCCTGTTTGAGGCTACCGGTAAAAAGATAA
- a CDS encoding cupin domain-containing protein, protein MVNIPGLVAGNFENCPVHKISAQDTNKFILLCDREQVPFTSFVEIFEVGGRTPSNEHREAYEYFYVLKGEGLAKVGSEYETPIRQGSFIIIPPGNHHDIINTGSTRLYCLTTMVPDEMFSDMIKAGPATQLDEEDLAVLQALATAQ, encoded by the coding sequence ATGGTGAACATTCCAGGTCTGGTTGCTGGTAACTTTGAGAATTGTCCCGTCCACAAAATTTCCGCACAGGATACGAATAAGTTCATCCTGCTGTGCGACAGGGAGCAGGTTCCTTTCACTTCATTTGTGGAGATCTTCGAGGTTGGAGGCAGAACTCCATCCAATGAACACCGGGAAGCTTATGAATATTTTTATGTGTTAAAAGGGGAGGGGCTAGCCAAAGTTGGCAGCGAGTATGAGACTCCGATCCGCCAAGGCTCGTTCATTATCATTCCACCGGGCAACCATCACGATATTATTAACACGGGCAGCACACGTCTGTATTGTCTGACGACCATGGTACCAGACGAAATGTTCTCGGATATGATCAAAGCGGGTCCGGCCACCCAGCTTGACGAGGAGGATCTGGCCGTGCTTCAAGCGCTGGCTACCGCACAATGA
- a CDS encoding glycoside hydrolase family 38 C-terminal domain-containing protein, with translation MPYEPIRLGHLNQMLSKLREGIYEPIAQLNVKAWVTPEPVPFEERMSGQQITLSQGEHWGKLWDCAWFCFTGSIPPSGSDAKAVLLLDVNGELCLVDHEGTPVQGLTTINSEFEFTLGLPGKRVVELDHSSITVTDGAFELWADAGNNDLFGKYQGGTIKEAMLAICHEDIRSLYYDTEVLLETAEHLPVNMARRERILQSLYDASIVLTELTPDRIHRAKLLLNEPLSRRGGDPVLNISAVGHAHIDLAWLWPIRETIRKGARTFSTVLRMMERYPDYVFGASQPQLYDWMKQHYPKMYDQIKERVQEGRWEPQGAMWVESDTNVPGGESLVRQILYGKRYFQQEFGMEMKSLWMPDVFGYSASLPQLLKKSGVDYMMTQKLSWSEYNRHPHHSFLWEGIDGSSVLTHMPPEDTYNSPAAPRSIAKAEREYLDRNVSSHALMLFGIGDGGGGPGEEHLERLEREKNLLGLAPVVQEPSWKFFERLNEERDRFQTWRGELYLEKHQGTLTSQARSKWYNRKMEKALRELEFAAVLAARIGKSYPAETLETIWKEVLLYQFHDILPGSSIKRVYDESLIRYEALLQQTEGMITETYSYITDYISSQKESSNSTVVFNSLPWERQEWLHLHGRWHKVQVPSMGYTVVSNHEDQEVMGEIATGIETDVAALETDFRETAKEYSMENDILIVKFDPNGGITSILDKLEAREVILQGQRGNDLRVYHDEGDAWDFRHDYSAQVGMPLILNDIHELRDGPKVGLVFDYSYGESSLTQTVILTEGSRRIDFETVVDWQEHGKMLRTSFPVQIRTDQVHCEIQFGSLSRPTHRNTMWDFAKDEICAHQWVDISEPDYGVALLNDCKYGHRAINNVLDLHLLRSSSYPDPVADRAEHQFTYSLYPHQGNHVQAEIYRRGNELNIPLRLSSLPAPSMDVEEEKLPYTKAFLQPDHPHIMVESIKKAEDSNDIIVRLYETSGTQVKTKLSIGWDTAEVWAVDLMENNISSLELRDQSDVVLSFTPFEIISLRLKG, from the coding sequence ATGCCATATGAACCGATTAGACTCGGACATCTGAATCAAATGCTGTCCAAACTCCGTGAAGGCATATATGAGCCCATTGCCCAGTTGAATGTGAAGGCATGGGTTACCCCGGAGCCTGTTCCATTCGAGGAAAGAATGTCAGGTCAGCAAATCACTCTTTCACAGGGCGAGCATTGGGGGAAGTTATGGGATTGTGCCTGGTTTTGTTTTACAGGGAGCATTCCACCGTCCGGTAGTGACGCCAAGGCTGTTCTTCTACTGGACGTAAACGGCGAACTCTGTCTGGTGGACCACGAAGGGACGCCTGTACAGGGATTGACAACGATCAATTCAGAGTTTGAATTCACACTCGGTCTCCCTGGGAAAAGAGTTGTTGAACTGGACCATTCGTCAATAACGGTGACGGACGGGGCATTCGAGCTGTGGGCTGATGCCGGCAATAACGACTTATTTGGAAAGTATCAGGGCGGTACGATAAAAGAAGCGATGTTGGCCATTTGTCATGAAGATATACGAAGCTTGTATTACGATACCGAAGTGCTTCTGGAGACGGCAGAACACCTTCCTGTCAACATGGCGCGCAGAGAAAGGATTCTTCAATCCCTGTATGACGCTTCCATCGTATTGACGGAATTAACGCCTGATCGCATACATCGCGCCAAGTTATTATTGAACGAACCATTATCACGTCGTGGCGGCGATCCTGTGCTGAACATAAGTGCGGTTGGGCATGCACATATTGATTTGGCCTGGTTATGGCCGATCCGTGAGACGATCCGAAAAGGCGCAAGAACATTCTCCACGGTGCTTCGCATGATGGAGCGTTATCCCGATTATGTGTTCGGAGCGAGTCAGCCTCAGCTATACGATTGGATGAAGCAACACTATCCCAAGATGTATGACCAGATCAAGGAACGGGTGCAGGAAGGCAGGTGGGAACCGCAAGGGGCCATGTGGGTGGAATCGGATACCAATGTGCCAGGCGGTGAATCTCTTGTACGCCAGATTCTGTATGGCAAACGTTATTTCCAACAGGAATTTGGAATGGAGATGAAGTCGCTGTGGATGCCGGATGTATTTGGCTACTCCGCAAGCTTGCCGCAGTTGTTGAAGAAATCCGGTGTAGATTACATGATGACCCAGAAGCTCTCCTGGAGTGAGTACAACCGCCATCCTCACCATTCCTTTCTGTGGGAAGGGATCGACGGTTCCTCGGTGTTAACACATATGCCACCTGAGGATACGTACAACAGTCCGGCCGCCCCACGTTCCATTGCCAAAGCAGAGCGGGAGTATCTGGACAGAAATGTTTCCAGCCACGCATTGATGCTCTTCGGCATTGGAGACGGCGGCGGCGGGCCGGGAGAAGAGCATTTGGAACGGTTGGAGCGGGAGAAGAACCTGCTCGGTCTGGCACCTGTTGTGCAGGAACCTTCCTGGAAATTTTTTGAACGATTGAATGAAGAAAGAGATCGATTCCAGACCTGGCGTGGGGAGTTGTATCTCGAAAAGCACCAAGGAACCCTGACCAGTCAGGCACGGAGCAAGTGGTATAACCGCAAGATGGAGAAAGCTCTGCGCGAGCTGGAATTTGCTGCTGTACTGGCTGCCCGCATAGGCAAGTCTTATCCGGCCGAAACATTGGAGACGATCTGGAAGGAAGTGCTTCTGTACCAATTCCATGATATCCTCCCCGGATCTTCGATTAAGCGAGTATATGATGAGTCGTTAATACGGTATGAAGCATTGCTCCAGCAGACGGAAGGCATGATCACCGAAACCTACAGCTATATTACAGATTATATCTCTTCCCAAAAGGAAAGCTCCAATTCAACTGTGGTATTCAACTCACTACCGTGGGAACGTCAGGAGTGGCTGCACCTCCATGGACGATGGCATAAGGTGCAGGTTCCATCCATGGGCTACACCGTGGTATCTAATCATGAAGATCAGGAGGTCATGGGGGAGATCGCAACGGGTATTGAAACGGATGTTGCTGCGCTGGAAACAGATTTCCGTGAAACAGCCAAGGAGTACAGTATGGAGAATGACATTCTCATCGTGAAATTTGACCCCAATGGCGGCATTACCTCAATCCTGGATAAGCTGGAGGCACGTGAAGTTATCCTGCAAGGACAGCGGGGGAACGATCTTCGTGTATATCATGATGAAGGCGATGCCTGGGATTTCCGCCATGATTATTCAGCGCAAGTGGGGATGCCATTAATTCTGAATGATATCCATGAGCTTCGGGATGGTCCGAAAGTTGGGCTGGTTTTTGATTACAGCTACGGAGAATCGTCTCTAACCCAAACCGTTATTTTAACGGAGGGCAGTCGGCGTATTGATTTTGAGACGGTCGTGGATTGGCAGGAACACGGTAAAATGTTGCGCACTTCGTTCCCGGTGCAGATTCGTACCGATCAGGTACACTGTGAAATCCAGTTTGGCAGCCTGAGCAGGCCGACTCACCGCAATACGATGTGGGACTTTGCCAAGGATGAGATATGCGCTCACCAATGGGTGGATATATCGGAACCGGATTACGGAGTCGCCTTACTCAACGATTGCAAATACGGGCATCGAGCCATTAACAATGTGCTTGACCTTCATTTGCTGCGCAGCAGTTCGTACCCGGATCCGGTGGCGGATCGTGCAGAGCACCAATTCACCTATTCGTTATATCCGCATCAGGGGAACCATGTTCAGGCTGAAATCTATCGAAGAGGCAATGAGCTCAATATTCCGCTGCGCCTGAGTTCATTGCCTGCACCTTCAATGGATGTCGAAGAGGAAAAGCTGCCTTACACGAAAGCATTCCTGCAGCCAGATCATCCGCACATCATGGTGGAGTCCATCAAAAAAGCCGAGGACAGCAATGACATTATTGTCCGTCTGTATGAGACCTCGGGAACCCAGGTTAAAACGAAACTGTCTATCGGATGGGATACTGCTGAAGTTTGGGCGGTTGATCTCATGGAAAATAACATTTCATCGCTGGAGCTTCGGGATCAATCTGACGTAGTTTTGTCCTTTACACCATTCGAGATCATCTCGCTGCGATTGAAAGGTTAG
- a CDS encoding GntR family transcriptional regulator, translating into MSTNDRIPLYQQIQDYIRKFIASENMKPGDRIPTEKELMDRFNVSKITVVNALTGLANEKLIARVPGKGSFVAEGTDATDTAISESPAVKGGRSSTRMIGVIMPTIHDYFAIRLIEGIEQSLNQEGYRSMIMLTHGNIEKEKDAIRELKALGTEGLLIFPVDEGNYNEEILGMKLSGFPFLLIDRYLPGVETHYIAADGRLGVRLAVEHLWELGHRDIAICSDSPLQTVTVQERIDGYIEALKDKEALINPAHMITDFKPLSVLKDAEAHPLYRYISNKMVTAYISLNGRLGVQIYQMAKQAGLRIPEDVSIVSFDDPTSIVEEFSIFTHVKQFEREMGIRAGNQLLEVIRNSREITGFSKILIEPELVVRQTTGRCP; encoded by the coding sequence ATGAGTACGAATGATAGAATACCGTTGTACCAACAAATTCAAGACTACATCCGCAAATTCATTGCTTCCGAAAATATGAAGCCGGGTGATCGAATACCGACAGAGAAGGAACTCATGGATCGATTTAACGTTAGCAAAATTACAGTTGTGAATGCCCTGACAGGCTTGGCTAACGAGAAATTGATTGCACGCGTCCCGGGGAAAGGAAGCTTTGTCGCGGAAGGCACAGATGCAACAGACACCGCAATTTCTGAATCTCCGGCAGTAAAGGGAGGCAGATCGAGTACAAGAATGATTGGGGTGATCATGCCTACGATTCACGACTACTTTGCGATTCGACTCATCGAAGGAATCGAGCAGTCACTCAATCAGGAAGGTTATCGCAGCATGATCATGCTGACGCATGGCAACATCGAGAAAGAAAAGGATGCGATCAGGGAGTTAAAGGCACTTGGAACTGAGGGGCTGTTAATCTTTCCTGTGGATGAAGGTAACTATAACGAGGAGATTCTCGGCATGAAGTTATCCGGCTTCCCTTTTTTACTGATTGACCGATATTTGCCTGGCGTCGAAACCCATTACATTGCGGCTGATGGAAGGTTGGGCGTGAGGCTGGCCGTTGAACATCTATGGGAGCTTGGACATCGTGATATAGCGATCTGCTCGGATTCTCCATTGCAAACCGTCACTGTCCAGGAGCGGATTGATGGTTATATTGAAGCACTGAAGGATAAAGAAGCATTGATTAACCCTGCACATATGATTACAGATTTCAAACCGCTGTCTGTTCTGAAAGACGCCGAAGCCCATCCGTTGTACCGATATATCAGCAACAAAATGGTGACTGCTTATATATCGCTGAATGGCAGGCTGGGGGTTCAGATCTATCAAATGGCCAAGCAAGCCGGTCTTCGCATTCCCGAAGATGTATCGATTGTAAGCTTTGATGACCCCACTTCCATCGTGGAGGAATTCAGTATTTTTACACATGTAAAGCAATTTGAGAGAGAGATGGGAATCCGAGCAGGCAACCAGCTTCTAGAAGTCATTCGGAATAGCCGCGAGATTACGGGCTTCAGCAAAATTCTGATTGAACCTGAACTTGTCGTTCGTCAAACGACTGGAAGATGTCCCTAA